A single genomic interval of Juglans regia cultivar Chandler chromosome 1, Walnut 2.0, whole genome shotgun sequence harbors:
- the LOC118348309 gene encoding uncharacterized protein LOC118348309: MGTERPLRANKWLVDLKRTFDISGCTEEQKVQYATHMLQGEAGIWWDTKQQLLIRELGDLAALTWDRFKTDFDNRFFLEIAKQQKALDFANLTQGNMTVDQYATRFMELRRFAPHLIGIEKIQAKKFQDGLQPRIRNQVACLQIENFQELINLAFIVEAEQRRLIAQAQVDRKI; encoded by the coding sequence ATGGGAACAGAAAGACCTTTGAGGGCCAATAAGTGGCTGGTGGACTTGAAGAGAACCTTCGACATTAGTGGATGCACGGAGGAACAAAAGGTCCAATATGCCACACACATGCTACAAGGAGAAGCCGGTATATGGTGGGACACTAAACAACAGTTGCTCATTCGAGAGTTAGGCGATCTAGCTGCACTCACTTGGGATCGATTTAAGACTGACTTCGATAATCGTTTCTTTCTGGAGATAGCAAAGCAGCAGAAAGCCCTAGATTTTGCGAACTTGACCCAAGGTAACATGACGGTTGATCAATATGCTACTCGTTTTATGGAATTGAGAAGATTCGCACCTCATCTGATCGGTATAGAGAAGATACAAGCGAAGAAGTTTCAAGATGGTTTGCAACCCCGTATTCGAAACCAAGTAGCTTGCCTGCAAATAGAGAATTTCCAAGAACTGATCAATTTGGCTTTTATAGTAGAAGCGGAACAACGAAGACTGATTGCTCAGGCCCAAGTGGATCGGAAAATATGA
- the LOC118348310 gene encoding secreted RxLR effector protein 161-like — MDQLKTISTPIGQHSKLSVTQAPETEEDKEFMQKIPYASMVGSIMYAMVCSRPHLTYAVSLVSRFMSNPRKPHWHAIKWVFQYLSGSRSLGVKFGKNVKRGSELEGFVDSDYVGNIDTRKSLTGFVFTTFGGAISWKANLQPVVALSTTEAEYIAMTEAIKEAIWLKGISHELGMYEGNITVHCDNQSTIHLAKNQREKEPWYETDVRILLRDVETRRLETLHWGQAIGEAICQITEVVRN, encoded by the exons ATGGATCAGCTGAAAACAATTAGTACCCCAATAGGGCAGCACTCAAAACTTTCAGTCACTCAAGCTCCAGAAACTGAAGAAGATAAGGAATTTATGCAGAAAATACCATATGCTAGCATGGTGGGAagcatcatgtatgccatggttTGCTCTAGACCACATCTGACCTATGCTGTCAGCTTAGTCAGTAGGTTTATGAGCAATCCAAGAAAACCACATTGGCATGCTATCAAATGGGTATTTCAATACCTTTCTGGTTCAAGGAGTCTGGGAGTGAAGTTTggtaaaaatgtgaaaagaggaAGTGAGCTAGAAGGTTTTGTTGATTCAGATTATGTAGGTAATATTGACACAAGAAAGTCTTTGACTGGTTTTGTGTTCACTACCTTTGGAGGTGCCATCAGCTGGAAGGCAAATCTTCAGCCAGTAGTTGCCTTGTCAACAACTGAGGCAGAATATATTGCAATGACTGAAGCAATAAAGGAAGCTATATGGTTGAAGGGTATATCACACGAATTAGGTATGTATGAGGGGAATATCACAGTTCACTGTGATAACCAGAGCACAATTCATCTTGCCAAAAATCAG agagagaaagaaccaTGGTACGAAACCGATGTGAGGATACTTCTTCGAGATGTAGAGACCAGGAGGCTGGAAACCCTCCACTGGGGACAAGCAATAGGGGAAGCTATTTGCCAGATAACTGAGGTAGTGCGCAATTAG